From Atribacterota bacterium:
CTATGTGGGATATAAACAAGATTGGAGTGGAGTAGATAGTTCCGTTGGAAACGGTTTGATCTGAACTATGTGGGATATAAACCTTGATGCGTTTGGCTTGAACTGTTGAAGGCGTAAACATACTTTCTTTTTCGCGAGTTTTGAGGGAGTAGTGAGCTTATTCTGGAGAATTCGAGCCGGTAGGATGAAAAATATTTATAAAAAATTTAAAACTGGAATTAAAAACGGTCTAGTTAAGTTAATTCAATTAGTGAAGTAAAGTGAAACCGGAAGAGGGGGTATATGTGGAATACGCCGTTCTCCCAAAAAGTTTTTTTGAGTCTTTTGTGGATGTGTTAAAAAGCCATGGTACAGTTGTGGCTCCTGTGGCAAAAGGTGAGCGTCATTTTGTTTTTGAGGAAGTTCAAAATGCAGGAGATATTGCCATTCACTATATTCCCACCATTCTTCCTCCAAAAAAATACTTTATGCCCCAGTACGAAACCCTTGCAGAGTACGATGTGCGGGAAGGACAAAAGCTTCAACCTGTGGCTGAAGTCGAGCGCCTGGTTCTTTTTGGGGTGCATACCTGTGACCTTGCTGGGATACAGTGTCTTGATGTGGTGTTTAGTGATCGTCCCAAGGACCCTAACTATCTGATTCGCAAGGAGTATATTACGATTATCGGAATTGAGTGTAACGAGTACTGTGACCAGTACGCGTCGTGTGGACTTATGGGAACTTTTCTTCCTCAGGGGGGATACGACCTCTTTTTCACCGATCTGGGAGAGTACTTTTTTGTCCATGTCGGAACTCAAAAAGGGGAAGAAATCGTGGACGGTGTTGCACTTTTTCAGCATCCTGAGTCAAACCATCTTCAGGACCTCAAGATGCTGCGGATGAAGAAAGACAAGATATTTCACCCGGAGGTTTCCATTGACCGTTTCCTCTTACCCCGGATGTTCCAGGAAGGATTTGAGGCGAACGTTTGGAACGATGTTGGGAATCGCTGCCTTTCCTGTGCCAATTGTACTAACGTGTGTCCAACCTGCTATTGCTTCGATGTGAAGGACGTGATGAATTTGGATTTAACGACGGGGAAAAGGGTTCGGGTTTGGGACTCCTGCCAAAACGAGCCGTTTGCCAAAGTGGCCAGCGGAGAGAGTTTCCGAGCAGAGCGTTCTGACCGGAAACGGCATCGATTTAATCGCAAGTTTTCCTATCCGGTGAAGCGTTATAACCGTTTCTTCTGTACGGGATGCGGTCGCTGCAGTCGAGTTTGTATGGCCAAGATTGACCTAAAAGAGACCATTACCCAGCTTGCCCAGGAAACCGGGTATCTTCGAGTTTGATGGAGGTCGACCATGGAAAAGATTCCCGTTAGCCATACGGCATACGATGTCCGGGAAGCTCGAATCCTTCGGGTTAAAAGTCTAACCGAGAAGGAACGGCTTTTTGAGCTTGCTCTGATGAAAGGGGAAATACTGGATTTTGAGCCAGGGCAGTTTGTGGAAGTTTCCCTTTTGGGTGTGGGGGAGGCGCCGATATCGCTTTCTTCTTCGCCCACCCAGCGAAAGAGTTTTGAGCTCTGTGTGCGGGCGGTGGGACGTCTGACGAACGAGCTCCATCGCCTTGAACCAGGAGATATTGTGGGGATTCGTGGTCCTTTTGGGGTTGGTTTTCCGATTACTAAACTCATCGGTCATGATCTTCTGCTTGTTGCCGGTGGTATTGGGCTGGCACCATTGCGTTCGCTCATCAATTACGTCCTTGATAACCGGCGTGACTTTGGTAAAGTCCACGTGATTTT
This genomic window contains:
- a CDS encoding 4Fe-4S dicluster domain-containing protein, with protein sequence MEYAVLPKSFFESFVDVLKSHGTVVAPVAKGERHFVFEEVQNAGDIAIHYIPTILPPKKYFMPQYETLAEYDVREGQKLQPVAEVERLVLFGVHTCDLAGIQCLDVVFSDRPKDPNYLIRKEYITIIGIECNEYCDQYASCGLMGTFLPQGGYDLFFTDLGEYFFVHVGTQKGEEIVDGVALFQHPESNHLQDLKMLRMKKDKIFHPEVSIDRFLLPRMFQEGFEANVWNDVGNRCLSCANCTNVCPTCYCFDVKDVMNLDLTTGKRVRVWDSCQNEPFAKVASGESFRAERSDRKRHRFNRKFSYPVKRYNRFFCTGCGRCSRVCMAKIDLKETITQLAQETGYLRV
- a CDS encoding FAD/NAD(P)-binding protein, yielding MEKIPVSHTAYDVREARILRVKSLTEKERLFELALMKGEILDFEPGQFVEVSLLGVGEAPISLSSSPTQRKSFELCVRAVGRLTNELHRLEPGDIVGIRGPFGVGFPITKLIGHDLLLVAGGIGLAPLRSLINYVLDNRRDFGKVHVIFGCKDPQNLLFQDEIEEWQRRMDVGFQCTVDRADPDWKGNVGLVTSLIPGVDINPEETFAVLVGPPVMYRFVVAELLKKNIPEDQIVLSLERHMKCGLGKCGHCQIHDIYCCQDGPVFFYERIKSLKGAI